CGTCAGCTTGATCGTCTTCGCCGTGTCGCCGGTGCGCACGGGGTCCGGTCCCAGCTGCTTGCCCGAGGCGTCCACGAAGGCGGCGCCCGGGTAGCCGCGCAGGGTGCAGGTGCGGTGCGAGGTGTTGGTCAGCACGACGGCGAAGTTCTCCTGCCCGGCACCGGGGTGGTTGGGGCCGAGGGAGGCGTCCAGCTCCGAGGTGTGGCAGCGGGTGCTCTTCGCGGCCGACGAGTCGCCGTCCGAGGTGCCCTTGGTCCCGCCCGTTTTCCCGGGGTCCGCGGAGGCGGACGCGGAGCCCGCCGAGTCGTTCCCGCCGCCCGGGCTCGCCGTGGTGCCCTCGCCGTCCGGCGCCGTACTGCCGTCCCCGGAGGCCGGTCCCGCCGTGCCGGACAGGGTCTGCGGGCTGCTCGCGGAACCGTCGTCCGTACCGCAGGCGGCGACCAGGCCGAGCGCCCCGGCCATCGCGACGAGGGCCGCGGCCCGGCGGACGGCGGCGGACCGCCGGGTGGGGGAGGAGGAACCGTCGGGGGAAGCGGAGGAGGTGGGGGGAAGGATGGCCATGTCGACAACACTCCTGGGGTCGCATCGCGCGTGCTCGGCGAGCCCGCGGACGGCGGCAGGCTGCCCCGTCACAGAGATCCGATGCGGGGTCGGGCGGGAAAGTTCGGCAAGCGTGAGGTTTTTTGGCGGGGCGCTTTCGGGGCCGTCCGGGCGGGGCCCGGTTCGGATCGGTCGTGGTCGGGTCGTGGCTGTGGTCGCGGTACGTGTTCCCGGTGCGTGCGGTCGTACGACAGGCCGCACGGTCCGTCGTACGACCGCACGGTTGTACGACCGCCTCGGGAGGTGACCGACCGCCTCAGGAGGTGACCCGTACGGAGTCCAGCACCCGGTCGGCCGCGTCGGCGCCGTCGGACTCCCGGATCTGCACGTACAGCTGCGGCTGCGCGGTGCCGTCGGCCGGGGTGAGGGCGGCCTCGGTGAGCGAGCCGTCGTCGCCGGGGCAGCCGCTCCAGGTGCGGACCTCGCCGTGCCAGTCGTCGCCGGACCAGGCGTGGTCGCCGTCGTAGTGGCAGCCGGAGTGCTTGAGGGCCTCGACCTCGGCGGTGACGTCGCCGTGCTCGCTCAGACCGAGGAAGACGCCGTTGACGGGGGAGCCCAGGTCCTGCCACCGGGAGAGGCCGTCGGCGACGGCCAGCCCGGGTTCCTTCCCGGCCCGCAGCCCCAGCACCGCCGGGTCCCAGCCGGAGGCGCGCACCTGGCCGCCCCACCCCGCGGGCACCTCGACGTGCAGCCGTCCGGAGGCGTCGGCGACGCGTACGCCGTCGTCCTTCGCGGGCGGCGACCGGTGCAGCAGCACGGCGGCGACGCTCCCGCCGACGACCACGGCGACGGCGGCGAGGACGGCGGGGAGGAGCAGCTTCCGGGGGCGGCGGGCGGCGGTGGTTACGGAGGGGGGTGCGGCCACGGACGTGGCCTCGGGTGTGGGCGCGGGGGGTGTTCCGGGGGCGGGCTCGGGGGCGGGCACGGCGCTCGCCGCTTCCGCCAGCCGGTCCAGTTCCTCCGCGAAGGCCAGCGCCGTGGGCCAGCGGTCCTCGCGGTCGGGGGAGAGGGCGCGCAGCAGGGCGTCGCACACCCCGGGGGCCAGGCCGGGGCACAGCCGGTCGGGGCGGACCACCCTGCCGGGCGGCCCGGGCACCGTACCGGTGACGAGGTGGTAGCCGAGGGCGCCCAGACCGTAGACGTCGGCGCGGGCGTCGATGCCGGCGCCGGGCTCGGCCTGCTCGGGCGGCCGGTACCCCTCCGACCCCGCGGCCATCGTCAGCCCGGACGCCTGCGCCAGGCTCTTGGCCAGGCCCAGATCGGCGAGGAGCAGCCGCTCGCTGCCGTCGGGGGAGGAGTGCAGCAGCACGTTGGACGGCTTGATGTCCCGGTGCACGATCCCGGCCGTGTGCAGCGCCTGGGCGCCGCGCGCCGCGAGCGCGGTGAGGCGCAGCGCCTCGGGTACGGGCACGGGGGCGCCCGCGCCCAGCGCGGGATGGTCCGCGAGGGTGCCGCCGTCGGCGTACTCCATGACGAAGTACGGCCTGCCGTCGGGGAGTTCGCCGATGTCGTAGACCTGGGCGACCCGGCTGGAGCCGGCCCGGCGCAGCAGCCGCGCCTCCTCCAGGAACCGTTCCCGGACGTCGAGCCGGCCGGCCCAGTTCTCGGCCAGTACCTTCACCGCGACGGGGGCTTCGAGCACGTCGTCCCGGGCGAGCCAGACCACCGCGAAGGCACCACTGCCGAGCCGTCGTTCGAGGCGGTACCGGCCGATCCGCTCCAACGAGTGCATACGACTATCATGCCTGGCGCCGATCGACGTCTGAGGAGGCACCCGGTGCAGGACACCGCACGGACCGAGGAACTCGCCCGGCGGGCGGCCGGGGGTGACGGGGCGGCGCTGGAGGAGCTGCTCGCGGCGGTCCGGCCGGAGGTCGTACGGCGGTGCGGGCGTTTCCTGCCGTGCCGGGAGGACGCGGAGGAGGCGGCGCAGGACGTGCTGCTGCAGATCGCGCGGCGGATCTCGACGTTCGAGGGGCGCAGCCGGTTCGGGACGTGGCTGTACACGGTGGTGGCGAACTGCGCACGGCAGAAGTACCGGGAGCTGAAGCGGCGGGCGGCGGAGGGGGCGGCTCCGCCGGTGGAGACGGTGCAGGTGGCCGACCCGCGGACGACGAGCGTCATCGCGGGCTCGCGGATCGACCTCCTCGAGGCGCTGGAGCGGCTGGAACGGGAGGCTCCGCTGCTGGTGGAGCCACTGGTGTACCGGGATCTGTGCCAGCTGGAGTACGCGGAGGCGGCGGAGCGGGTGGGTGTGCCACTGGGCACGTTCAAGTCACGGCTCCATGAAGCACGGCGCCGCGTGCGGCCGTGGCTGATGGGCGCGTCATAGCTCGGGGGCACGGCTTGTCGGGCGGCTGCGGGTGCGCCGTGGCTGGTCGCGCCCGCGCGGCGGAGCCGCACATCGACACAGTCCCGCGCCCCTGAAAAGCAGGGGGCGCCCCACTGCTCTTTAGGGGCGCGGGGAACTGCGCGAGAAGTCCCACCCACCCGCGCGTTCGGGGTCCAAGGGGCAGCGCCCCTCGAAGGGACGGGAAGGGTAGGGGCGGCGGGGGCGAAGAACCCTACGGGGCGTGTACCACCGGTGGGGAGCCCCATGAGGTCGTGAGCGCCGCGCGGAGCGCCGCCGCGGAAGCCACACCCACCCGCTCCGCCAGCACCCCCTCGATCACCCCCAACGTCGCCTGCGCCCGCCCATGCACCCGCTCCCCCTCCCCCGTCATCACGATCAACCGACTCCGCCCCGACGCCGGATCCGGCCGCTGCTCCAGCAACCCCATCCCCACCAGTCCATGCACCGCCTGGTGCGCCGTCTGCCGCGTCACCCCCATCCGCCGCGCCAGCTCCGCCACCGTCGTCCCCCCGGCGTCGAGGTTGGCGAACACCATCCCCTGCGCGCTGGTCACCGGCTGCTCCCCGGCCGCCCGCATGCTCGCGAACAGCGCCTCCTCGAACCAGCGCTTCGCACCGGTCAACAGCACGGGCATGTTGGGGGACGGGGCTTCGCTCATGGCCCCCGAGCATACGGTGCCGGTACACATCCTCCTCTGCCCCCGATCGCCCCCTTGCGACCTCACGAATGTCAGGTAGCCTGACGTTTTATGACCATCGAGTTCGCCCGCACCCACCACCGCCCCGGCTCCCTCATCCCCACCGACCCGGGCAAGCCGTACTTCATCGAGAAGGGCGCCGGCGACCGCGCCCACCTCTTCGGCGACCTGTTCACCGTCTACGCCGGCGGCCCGCAGACCGAGAACACCTTCAACTTCTTCACCTGTGAGGGCCCCAAGGGCGACATCATCCCGGCGCACTCCCACCCCGACACCTACGAGGTCTTCTTCCTCACCCAGGGCGCCGTCCGCCTCTTCGTCGAGGACACCGAGGGGGAGCAGTACGAGAAGCTGCTGACCGCCGGCGACTTCGGCTTCGTCCCCAAGAACTGCCCGCACGCCTACCGGATCGAGCGCCACCACAGCCAGATCGTCGGCGTGGCCGCGGGCCCCGGCGGCACCTTCGAGCGGTTCTTCGAGACCCTCGGCACCCCCACCGACGAGCCCGGCCTGCCGCAGCGGCCGTTCATCCCCGAGCGGGAGAAGTTCGCCACCGTGCCGCAGACGTACGACGTCACGTTCCTCCCCGACCACAAGTGGCGCACAGGCACCCCGGACGCCTGACCAGCACCTCTCGCACTCCCTTCCCCGCTCAGGAGCTTCCCGTGCCCCCGTCCCCCGCACTCCGCCCCCACCTCGCGCCGCCCGACCCGGCCACCCTCCCCCTGCCGCCCGCCGCCGAGCCGGAGGACGGCGTACGGCTGCTGCGCGCCGTCCCGTACGCCGTGCGCAGCGGGAGCCGGCCCCTCGCGCTCGACCTGTGGTTCCCGGCCGGGCCGCAGGCCGCGCCGCTCCCGGTGATCGTGTTCCTGCACGGCGGCGGCTGGCGCACCGGGCTGCGCGACCGGCTCGGCCCCCGGTTCCGGGACTGGCGGCCGGGCCCGTTCGCCCGGCTGGTCCGCGCCGGGTTCGCGGTCGCCTGCCCCGACTACCGGCTCAGCGGCGAGGCCACCCACCCCGCCCAGCTCGACGACGTCACCGCCGCGCTCGGCTGGCTGCGCGCCCGCGCCGGTGAACTCGGCCTGGACGAGCGGCGGGTCGTGACGTGGGGGGAGTCGGCGGGCGGTCACCTCGCCGCGCTGCTGGCCTTGACCGCACGGCCCGCCGTGGCCGGCTGCGTCGTCTGGTACGGCCCGGCCGACCTCGCCACCACGCCCGCCGACCCCACCGACCCGGGTACGCCGGAAGGCCTGCTCCTCGGCGCCGCCCCCGCCGACGTACCCGAGCGGGCCCGCGCCGCCAGCCCCGTCGCCCATGTCACGGCCGACGCGCCCCCGTTCCTGATCCTGCACGGCACCGAGGACAGCGCCGTCCCCTTCGCGCAGGGCGAGGCCCTCGCCGCCGCACTGCACGCGGCCGGGGCCGAGGCCGACTTCCGGCCCGTACCCGGCGCCGACCACGTGTGGGTCGGACTGGCCGAGGAAGAAGTGGAGGAGGTGTTCGCGGCCTCCCTCGACTTCGCCCGCCGCCACACGGCTGAAATCCCCGCCTGACGAGGGCGGCCCGCCCGGCCGCCCGCCATATCGCCGCAACAGGAGCCGTCTACACTCTCCCCCTACGGCCTGCTCGCCAGTGACCAGAAGAGTGACCAGAACAAGGCAGTTCCCGGCCACACCCGAAGGGTTTGCGGCGTCTTGATACGCATAGATTCAGTCACCAAGCGGTACCCGGACGGCACGGTGGCGGTCGACCGGCTGTCGCTCGAGATCCCGGACCGCTCCATCACGGTTCTCGTCGGGCCGTCCGGCTGCGGGAAGACGACGACCCTGCGGATGATCAACCGGATGATCGAGCCCAGCGAGGGCACCATCCTGATCGACGGCGCCGACATCCAGAAGCAGCCGGTCAACACGCTGCGCCGGGGCATGGGTTACGTCATCCAGAACGCGGGCCTCTTCCAGCACCGCACGATCGTCGACAACATCGCGACCGTCCCCCGGCTGCTGGGCTGGAGCAAGGACCGGGCGCGCGGCCGGGCCCGCGAGCTGATGGCGCGGGTCGGCCTGGACGCCTCGCTCGCGAGCCGTTACCCGTACCAGCTCTCCGGCGGTCAGCAACAGCGCGTCGGCGTCGCCCGCGCACTCGCCGCGGACCCGCCGGTGCTGCTGATGGACGAGCCGTTCTCCGCCGTCGACCCGATCGTGCGCAAGGGCCTCCAGGAGGAACTGCTGCGTATCCAGGAGGAGTTGGGCAAGACCATCGTCTTCGTCACGCACGACATCGACGAGGCGATCCGGCTCGGCACGATGGTCGCCGTGATGCGCACCGGCGGCCATCTCGCCCAGTTCGCGCCGCCCGCCGAACTGCTCTCCGCGCCCGCCGACGCCTTCGTCGAGGACTTCCTCGGCGCCGACCGCGGTATCCGCCGGCTGTCCTTCTTCACCTCCGCCGGGCTGGAGCTGACCACCGCGCCCGTCGTCGCCGTCGACACCACCGCCGGGCAGCTCGCCGCGCGAGAGACCGCCCACTCCGCCCCGTACCTCCTCGTCACCGACCTGGACGGCAGGCCGCTCGGCTGGTGCGCCCCGGAGGACTTCCCCGGCGCCGAACCCGGCCAACTCCTCTCTTACGGCAGGCCGTTCGAGTCCGGCAAGGACTCGCTGCGGGCCGCCCTGGACTGCGCGGTGCTCTCGCCCACCGGCTGGGCGGTCGCCGTCGACGCCGAGGGCCGGGCCGTCGGCGTCGCCTCCCAGGAGACCATCGGCGAGGCCATCCGCGCCGCGCACGCCGAGCGCCGGAAGGCGGACGTCGCCGGATGAACGGCTTCTTCGACATCCCCAGCGACCTCCAGCACAGCTGGCTCGGCCTGATCGGGCTGCATCTGCGCGAGGCGCTGATCCCGGTCCTGGCGGGGCTCGTCCTGGCGCTGCCCATCGGGCAGTTGTGCGTGCGGGTGCGCTGGCTGTACCCGCCGGTGCTGTGGGTGACGACGGTGCTGTACGCCGTCCCGTCGCTGGCGTTCTTCGTCGTCCTCATCGACTACACCGGTCAGAGCGAGACCACGGTGATGATCCCGCTCGCCGTCTACAGTCTGGTGGTGCTCGTCCCCGCCATCGTCGACGGCGTCCGCTCGGTCCCCCAGGAGACCCTCGCCGCCGCCACCGCCATGGGCTTCGGGCCCGTACGCCGCTATCTCCAGGTGCAGTTGCCGATCGCCGTGCCCGCGCTGATCGCGGGGCTGCGGGTGGCCACCGTCTCCAGCATCTCCCTGGTCAGCGTCGGCACCCTCATCGGCAACCAGGGCGCGCTCGGCAACCTGCTCGCC
The DNA window shown above is from Streptomyces sp. NBC_00670 and carries:
- a CDS encoding DUF4232 domain-containing protein; protein product: MAILPPTSSASPDGSSSPTRRSAAVRRAAALVAMAGALGLVAACGTDDGSASSPQTLSGTAGPASGDGSTAPDGEGTTASPGGGNDSAGSASASADPGKTGGTKGTSDGDSSAAKSTRCHTSELDASLGPNHPGAGQENFAVVLTNTSHRTCTLRGYPGAAFVDASGKQLGPDPVRTGDTAKTIKLTPGHSAWAGLSFSNPEISEARTATPASLLVTPPDERDHLSVKWTGGEVPVSGNSSSVKLTALRAGTGD
- a CDS encoding serine/threonine-protein kinase, whose protein sequence is MHSLERIGRYRLERRLGSGAFAVVWLARDDVLEAPVAVKVLAENWAGRLDVRERFLEEARLLRRAGSSRVAQVYDIGELPDGRPYFVMEYADGGTLADHPALGAGAPVPVPEALRLTALAARGAQALHTAGIVHRDIKPSNVLLHSSPDGSERLLLADLGLAKSLAQASGLTMAAGSEGYRPPEQAEPGAGIDARADVYGLGALGYHLVTGTVPGPPGRVVRPDRLCPGLAPGVCDALLRALSPDREDRWPTALAFAEELDRLAEAASAVPAPEPAPGTPPAPTPEATSVAAPPSVTTAARRPRKLLLPAVLAAVAVVVGGSVAAVLLHRSPPAKDDGVRVADASGRLHVEVPAGWGGQVRASGWDPAVLGLRAGKEPGLAVADGLSRWQDLGSPVNGVFLGLSEHGDVTAEVEALKHSGCHYDGDHAWSGDDWHGEVRTWSGCPGDDGSLTEAALTPADGTAQPQLYVQIRESDGADAADRVLDSVRVTS
- a CDS encoding RNA polymerase sigma factor, which encodes MQDTARTEELARRAAGGDGAALEELLAAVRPEVVRRCGRFLPCREDAEEAAQDVLLQIARRISTFEGRSRFGTWLYTVVANCARQKYRELKRRAAEGAAPPVETVQVADPRTTSVIAGSRIDLLEALERLEREAPLLVEPLVYRDLCQLEYAEAAERVGVPLGTFKSRLHEARRRVRPWLMGAS
- a CDS encoding MarR family winged helix-turn-helix transcriptional regulator translates to MSEAPSPNMPVLLTGAKRWFEEALFASMRAAGEQPVTSAQGMVFANLDAGGTTVAELARRMGVTRQTAHQAVHGLVGMGLLEQRPDPASGRSRLIVMTGEGERVHGRAQATLGVIEGVLAERVGVASAAALRAALTTSWGSPPVVHAP
- a CDS encoding quercetin 2,3-dioxygenase, with the protein product MTIEFARTHHRPGSLIPTDPGKPYFIEKGAGDRAHLFGDLFTVYAGGPQTENTFNFFTCEGPKGDIIPAHSHPDTYEVFFLTQGAVRLFVEDTEGEQYEKLLTAGDFGFVPKNCPHAYRIERHHSQIVGVAAGPGGTFERFFETLGTPTDEPGLPQRPFIPEREKFATVPQTYDVTFLPDHKWRTGTPDA
- a CDS encoding alpha/beta hydrolase, which produces MPPSPALRPHLAPPDPATLPLPPAAEPEDGVRLLRAVPYAVRSGSRPLALDLWFPAGPQAAPLPVIVFLHGGGWRTGLRDRLGPRFRDWRPGPFARLVRAGFAVACPDYRLSGEATHPAQLDDVTAALGWLRARAGELGLDERRVVTWGESAGGHLAALLALTARPAVAGCVVWYGPADLATTPADPTDPGTPEGLLLGAAPADVPERARAASPVAHVTADAPPFLILHGTEDSAVPFAQGEALAAALHAAGAEADFRPVPGADHVWVGLAEEEVEEVFAASLDFARRHTAEIPA
- a CDS encoding ABC transporter ATP-binding protein, with protein sequence MIRIDSVTKRYPDGTVAVDRLSLEIPDRSITVLVGPSGCGKTTTLRMINRMIEPSEGTILIDGADIQKQPVNTLRRGMGYVIQNAGLFQHRTIVDNIATVPRLLGWSKDRARGRARELMARVGLDASLASRYPYQLSGGQQQRVGVARALAADPPVLLMDEPFSAVDPIVRKGLQEELLRIQEELGKTIVFVTHDIDEAIRLGTMVAVMRTGGHLAQFAPPAELLSAPADAFVEDFLGADRGIRRLSFFTSAGLELTTAPVVAVDTTAGQLAARETAHSAPYLLVTDLDGRPLGWCAPEDFPGAEPGQLLSYGRPFESGKDSLRAALDCAVLSPTGWAVAVDAEGRAVGVASQETIGEAIRAAHAERRKADVAG
- a CDS encoding ABC transporter permease, which codes for MNGFFDIPSDLQHSWLGLIGLHLREALIPVLAGLVLALPIGQLCVRVRWLYPPVLWVTTVLYAVPSLAFFVVLIDYTGQSETTVMIPLAVYSLVVLVPAIVDGVRSVPQETLAAATAMGFGPVRRYLQVQLPIAVPALIAGLRVATVSSISLVSVGTLIGNQGALGNLLADAMFYHRPVLAVNSVVTTAALAIVIDALLVLLRKVLTPWAPPASGRTRPARRLLGRPAKEGTALRPEPAALAVQDTAPVKDTAR